From the genome of Anopheles funestus chromosome 2RL, idAnoFuneDA-416_04, whole genome shotgun sequence:
TCGATCACCCCTCTATGTTGGACAAGGAAGTTGCTACCACTGCACTGAGATATCATCAGCATACGCAATGATAAGGTTATCCTGGTCATTGCAAATACCTTGGAGTTCAGTGATGAGTGGATGTTGATAAAGGATAAAGAAAAGACCTGACAAGGTATCGCCATGTCTTGCGGAACATCGTATGGGAAAGGGATTGAAAAGGTGTCCATTCACAAGTATTCGGGATGAAGACCTATTGTGTATTGATCGTTGAAGCTCACCCAGTCCTGGCTTAAAGTCCAATGAGATCATTGTCTTCCACAGCCAACGTCTATCAACTCTGTCAAAAGCCTGTGACAGTCAAATGAGTCGAAGTTTCCGCACAATATTTATCAATCCAAACTAGAGAATATATCCAAAACAAGATATCCAAAAGTATATCCAAAACTAGAGAATGTAGAGGGTCTTGTCCATTCAAGAAAATCCATGAACTAAATCTGATTCTTCTgatcttttcattttattgactTGTAGCTGAATAGTAAGACCTGTATATGAAAAATCGATAAGTACAAGTCATATCATGAGAAAACCGGTGCCACTATTACCACATCGCCGAATAAAACATTTGATTGCTAAGGAATATACTCAGAATAACCAGCACGAATGCATCCATTCTAaggcattatttattttatttagctatttatttgaattgtcATTATTATTGCATATTAAATTTACATCTATCAGTTTTTGAGAATCCGTATTCGTTTTACTAGTGTTTCGAATTGTCAGAATAAGGGGGATTGGGCGATAAGggggagaaaatattgaaaattgcattgtgaatttcattgaatttcattcgttttatCTCCGACGAAAATTAAtaacttttcaaaaattttcatcaatttcatttttcattgacatttttctctcgtttcgcagtattaaaaatcattcaaaaatataaaatcacGCCTTATAAGCTGCAGTATATCCAATTTTTGTAGAATTTTAATAGTGATGTATTTCttgcaatattgaaaattctGCTACCTGGAGTTCAGTGCGTTCCTACAGTTTTGGGGTTCATTTATAGCAATGTAAAGTACTGTGAATGTATAAAAATGTGAACGTTTTGAGTTAAAATTTCACACAgcagtaataaaaaaacccctttaaggacgtgaaagaaaaatttgcGATCACCATTAATCAGAACCAACCAATGCACGTTTACATTTGACAACTGTATCTGTTTATTCAGAATTTTTGCAGCCTTATTTTTATAGCCGCATAGTCACAAATGTGTTTAAATTAACGTGTCTTGCACTGAAAACAATGGCAAAAAATATGTCTGAatcaatacaaaaataaattgaattcaacACAGTTGACAGCTCGACAGCTTCTCAATCCTGTACCCCGTATGTACGGAAAAGTGTCATTcgttggaaaaatattcaagCTTGATACGAGTTCAAACGTCACGATCACGATAGCGACGCAATTCATGCTGCAATGTTGTACGCACATCCACCGTAGGGTTCGTGGCATCCATGTTGTGATTGCGTGTTGCAGTTCATCAAAATTCAAACGATTGTTGAATTTGGTAATTGgatttatttgatttctttGCCCATTTTTCCGATGCACCGGTGCtcattaatgttttaaaatgatttatgagacacacacacacacacaccgacacaAATCGTCGCTCCTGGTCTGTTGAGTGGATGTGGCTTGGCAATGGTTCATGGCCATGGTGTGATAAAGGGGTTGGACGAATGGAATGATGCTCGAAATTAAAACTGAAAATGTCCGTTGTCATCAGCATCGGTGGATGGAATAATCAgaagtagaaaataaaaatgtctcTCGTGCTCACTGTTGGCCCGGTGCCGTCCGACTACAGTCAGGCGTTGCCTACGGCGCGATAGGGCGAAATGTACCGGAATACCATTAGCAGTGGCACCATTTTtacaattcattcatttattaccACAGCTGTGGCCGTTCCGTTGCGGATCCGCTGCCAAAGTCATTTCATTAAAAAGAAACGTCTCGATCGTGCATGCCGTGTGCAAACGATTTTTCCATGGcgcctctctctctttctctctcgctcgttGTCTTTCGGTTACCGCCACGAAGCACTGGCGGAAACTTATGGGCACTGCAGTAAATTACTGTCCAACCGACCACCCGGAATGGTTCCTGGGGATCGTTTGTCGAATGTATGCCGAACTGCATTCATTACATTTCCGGACACTGCATCCCTGGTCATCCCTGGCGGATGGGGATCTCCTGTGGCATGTAGTGGCAAAAGCTCATTCACTCGCGGTGAGGTGGACCATACAGCAATACCCCATGCATAGTGGCAGTGGGAACAACATAATTTCCCAACCACGGTACCACTCAAATTCATCGGCAATAGTGAAAAGAGTGCACGAACAGGCATACCCAATAACAGTTTTGGGCATCCATGCTCCTTCCGAAACCGGTGCGGGAAGATGAAGTCggccgtttgtttttttttttttttgaagggaAGAATCGTTGGCAGGATCCCGACTACCCTGGGTTTTAGGGTGTGTTAAAAAATGCTGCAAAATTTACGATCGGCTTGTAGCGAGGCCCGTTTTGGGATGAaatagtttcaattttttctcccaaaaaaaaacccctttttctaATCCATTTTTGGCAAGCATTCCAGTAAAGTTCGTTCGGGGGTAAAATTCCTGCTagaatgttttgctttgcaaaatattgaacGTTTCGTAAATTTAATCGGAacgcaaaaaagaaattacaaagaaaaaaatattacaacacTAGAGAACAATCAGGAAAATGGTGGTGAGAGACTGAACCGTCTAAAGGATATTATGCACTTAACATAAATAAACGCTGATCTGGTACCAAAATTTGGCATCACGGCTTATGCAGCATATTTTCACTCCGattataatgttttgtttgttagcttACGCTGCTgggttttgatttgttcttttttctttatcttcagttttagcttctttttgtttgtttgtcgcaTTCTTCTGCGCactgttttgctgttgcgtTACGCACGCTTTTCATTTTGCCAAAGATTTtctttgttatattttttttctcttgttgtgCATCGTGCAAAAGTGTAAAGTGAACGTCTTAAACAATGGCACGAGTAAAGCGAACGCatcttcattttcaatttataacCGGGGCATGTTTGACTTCACCGTTTGTTGGCCATTTGCCTTTCGTAGAAACGTTTATTGCAACGCGGCGTGTTGTGCACCGGTccgagggagaaaaaaaagcagaaagtgTACCGaatctttttgtttgattttaattcgCTAGATTCCTCGGGACGCGCTTTCCCCGGTTTCGCAAGACGGAGCATCGGCGCCATTGTCGCAAACGTGCCATAACtaactgctgctactgctttcTACTTTCAGCGAGTACCGGAAAAACTATGGGACGTCTGCCAGCTCGCAACCGTTCTTGCCTGCGGCTTCACAATCGACCAGCTCGTCGGACCAGCAGCTACCTCAGCGGTCCATCATCTATTGCGTGCACGGACAGCTGGCCGATTCCTGCTGCGAGCTGCCAAACGAGCTCCGCATCCGAAAGATTGACTGTAAGCGTTGACTCTGTTAACTTACCTTCTATCGAGCGTTTTAGCCTTTGTTGTGCTTGATATCTTACGTCCGTATTTATGCTACTTACCGATTGTTTCCATTCTTTACAACTTGCGTCCTGACTTCCTGATGCAATGCGGTATCACAATCGGCACCGGCAAgtgtcttttgtgtgtgtgtggaggaaAATGTGAAAGTTTTAAGATGGAAAaacaagggaaaataaaactaaagttTAAAGATAGCTTATTCTTTGTACGGGGAACATTTTCCAATAGCAATTTCTAGAACATTCAACACATTGCTTTGTGTGAATGAACAAAGGGCACAAGGTTTcttggaaatgtgtttttggagCTAAAGAGAATGAATCAAAAACCTACACGAATGTTGACGGGAAGGTGAACTGCTAAAATGTGACCTTTCACCCGATGGATGGAATGTTGACAGCAAATGCGTCTAAATGTATTTCATTCTTAAACGGTcggtaattgaattttcatcGCCCAGAAACCGGACTCTCCACAACGGTTTTGTTTGGCATTTGCCTTCGAAAAACAGTTGCTGCTTTCTATACGTCTTGGACATTGTTTTATAACttgtatttctttctttctttctattcGCTTGACTTaaggaaacacaaaaatgtCTAACAAAGTGTGAATGAGAGATGGATGCTGTGTACCTATTGAGTAGACAGTTATTGTTAGTCGAGTAGCATTTTGCGGATGTGGTTGTAGGGCTGGGGAAATGTGTCCCGTGGCGGAAAGTGATGGGCAAGATGAACAAACAGGCACCGGACCATGGTTGAGTTTATCattgctttattattattattctctTTCCGTACGgcaaacttgatgcaaaacggtacacacacacacagaacaagGCACCAAGATCGTTGTGAGACTACCGAGATGCCGATTAATGGGGAAAGTTGGTTTTACTTCGAACGAAGGCCACACACAAGTCCGGCTAGTCCGATTGACGCCggttgcaaatatttacacgCACAAACACTGTTTGTCAGCGTCAGACCAGTTCTCCGAATGCTTTCTCGATTTAGTCAAGCGTCCACTTGTCGGACGAAGCTTTTCGCATCATAATAATCATGCCCAAGAATTCACCCCATTCCCCCCGGGCCAGAGCCCTATTTTGTGCTTGCATGAGTGGTTTATTAGTTCCCCCCGAAGGGGGAATATGGCTAAGCTATGATTAATCTTTCACGCTGACTTGCCCAATAAATGTTCCATTGAGTTCGAGTGATCCTTTAGATCACTTGATGGCTTCGGAGATCTTGAGCCGATGGTTTGTAAGCACATAATCCATGCATAATCTTTTCAACGGTTTAGACACTACAGGTTACGCTATGTTGCATGTTGCAGTTGCAGAAGCCAGTTGCTCAATTGTCAGCTGCAACTGGAGGTATTATCCGCAACAGGACACAACAGCCGTTCTTCTgcggtttttgtgtttaatgaAATTTCTTACGATTTTATTGAGCACAGATTTCACGAGTTTCAAGCTGATTGGATTAAAGGaaattttctctttaaatTTCCCTTTGCAAAGGTTTCGTGAAAGtttgcattgtttccacaGCTAAACGGTAAATGGATTGATTTAAAGCTGAATCGTGGAGCGGAAGCGGATCCACAAGGAACAAAGCACACAAGAGGGCAAAACACTTTCCGCAGCTAAACTTTACTGACTCGACAACAATAGTGTTAATTTGCTTCTGGTTATCTCCGTTCACGTTTTCTTCCCAAAAAGTGCAACAGAGCAAAAGTTGCTTCCCACCGTGAGATAGTATGCAATTTTTGGAgtagacagttttttttgttgcttctattTGGCATTCCATCGAAATGAAACGAGCTATCCGAAATTCGTTGCTTACCACTCGTCAAATCCTTTTCCGGCTAACCAAGACTGACGGCTACGatagacgacgacgacgacgactatTCCAACTACATCGACGGAACTTTCCTTCAAGCCGATGTTGTCGActtgtacagaaaaaaaacccgcttaTTTGCCTCAAGAAGAGATTCCATACGACATGGCGAATATACTGAAATGGaagtggggaaaaaatactCAAATGAAAATCTActaacaatacaaaaaaaaaagaaagaaagagcaaaACAGTTCGGAAAAATCGCTGCCGGAAGACGATCGGAAAAGTATTTTCCATCACAGAGCGTGACATGGAGCAAAAGTTGGGCAATGGCAGTTTGAGAAAATCACAGCAAACGACAAAAGCCCGTACGGACAGACAGTAGTGCAGAGCAGTATGGCCGTAACAACTATGGCGTGGCATATTGGCGTAAGGGCAAATGGTGCAATAGAAATGCAGAAACCGATCGAGATTTTGTGATTGAAGTTTTGGATTGCGGTTAAATGTgcagttttgtgtgtgaaagaaaggaattTTCGTCTTCTGTTTTGCAAAGGGTGTGAAGGATTGTGGAGAGTGTTCCGGAGGACTCTggaccatcgtcacagttTCGCTTGcgagaaattaaatttcaaatcacttttttttgtactaaatTTTGTGACAATgggtttgctttaattaccgATCGTGTTGAAGTGGTTTAAATTGAAtggattaaattttatatcgtaatgttttttttgttatcaaatcatttgaataaatggtaaacaaaaagtgaGAACAGTTGAGTGTTTAATGATTAGAAAATtggattttattgctttttaagTGAAGACACTAAGAAGCATGAAGCATTCGTGGTAATTATTGGTTTgaagtttataaaatatttaaaataaaaataaaataaataaaaataaaaaatatttttaacgaagctgtttaaaattagtttttcacgaaacattttgtgtttgtataatggcaaaaaaatagaaactgtATACAGAATTGGTTATAGAAATTTGCCATAATACAGTTTAAACTGAAACATTCAGTTGTTATAAAGTGCATAAAGACTACATTAATTGATGTAAAAGTGAAAAGTAAAAACTCAACTACAGTAGAACGTTGATTATCCAGGGGCGGATTAATCGGCTAATGGAATACCCGTGtgccgaaaattgacagctgttcaacAGTGATGAAAATTTGTACCTACTAATGTCAGAttggttaaaaatattttttgtgctaaaggatgaatttaaaatgtttttattttacgtcctaaacaaaattttaaatatgctTTATCGCTTTAATTCGATCATGGAAAAACATCCTATTATCTATGGTATCGATGCTGGATTCGGAAGAAGTTGGCGTGAATGATACTGTTCTGCAACATATATATGAAAATGGCAATGCGATtactttaataataataactctTTGAGTGAACTTAAACTTTGAACATAAAATGAACTCTGATTGCCCTGTAAAAATAGAAGAACTTTCcctgtaaaaaatattaaattatacttCTTCGCAACTCAACCCGTGTATATCATAAACGTATATGTACCACTGACATTTAAGGGaatattatccgtggaaatcaattaaccggcatcagtccggtcctgcacaccccggataatcgacgttctactagAAAATGGTGTAAGAAATCCttagtgaaaaatattcaaatgattcagtttatttattttcaagagATTCTGAACcgatttgcaaaattttgtttgttgaaaaatgcttttaaactTTGAACATGTTGCTATTACTTATACTACTTTGGCTGTGATTTCGCTAACTGTCAATATACTGATttgtacatttaaaaaatcacaaactaTATAAAagtgaattgatttttctcaATTATGCTGACGCAATACATTCACTTAAACATAACTATCTCTTTTTAAGGGAAAATTTCCATTGAAATACAGTAAAactatacaaataaaaaagaattagtTTTGTTACGGAGGTGTTACGATTAAGAGTTTGCATGAACCAAAGATTTCACATCCTACTAATGACTTTTCATTTGTGTGTAATAGCGAAAGCATCGGTAATCGTAACGATATGCATACCTGAGCAGTTCAACTTTGATTTATAATCCGTACTAATTCACCGTGTCAAACACATGCACGTACAGCTAATTGCTCACCCATCATTGCACCCAAGCATTGCCCACTTATCTGGCCCCGTTCTAAACCTCTTCTCTCGTTTCAGCGCATTGTCACAAACCCCGGCAGGAAGGGATCGATAAGATAGCCCGGAAGAAGCTCATGCTGGCGAGTGTGCTTTGCGTCATTTTTATGATTGCCGAGATAATAGGTAAGAACCGGCTGAATGTAGCTCGTTTTTGAAGGACTCCACTGTTTGTTGCTTTAGTTTTGCTTGGATGAAGACCAACATGTACTACACCCTGGATGGAGCGTTTTACTGCTGAAGAATGAACGAAGCTTCGGAGAGAATGGTGCAACAGCTTCACCGAGCGAAAACCCAAATCGACAGACGACGGTGGTTTGTGTTCGACGGAAATGCTTTATTGTTGCCACTTGTTGGATGCAATATCTGGGCCTTGGGTTTTGAAAAACGGAATTTCTGGCCGAGCTTCGAACGAGAGAAAGGTTCCCAAATGCACTTCTATCTCGTCCTGATTAACAGCAAAGCTGGCAAAACTTCACTTGCCCCTTTGATGGTACCCTCGACTGTAACTCattcgtttccattttcaGGTGGTATTTACTCAAACAGTCTCGCTATCGCGACAGATGCAGCCCATCTTATGGCGGACTTGGCCAGCTTTATGATATCGTTGCTTGCCCTATGGATAGCGGCACGACCATCAACCAAGCGGTAGGTAGCTGTAATCTCCATGGAAAGGCAAAAAAGTATGGAGACCGTACTGTAACAGAAAAAGTCCCGAGAAAGTGGCTCTTGCATCAACCGGACAGCGTACCCTTGGTACAAAGATTGTCGGGGCTTggggaaaaaacttttaataacTTTCCTTCCGACCTCAACCTCGTGCTGGTTGTGGTGCGTGCCGTGCCTTGTTGACGATACGGACGGTTCCGTCGGATCAAAGCGAATATTATCCACGGATAGCAACAGCAGTTCGGTGTATGATCTTGGCCAAGTGATAGATTTTTTGCATGGTTGATTTTGCCTTAGTGACCGAAACTCGTTGTAATATAATTAGGGTGAAGTAGTCTTCCTTTGGCCTTTTAGAAAAGGGTGTAATAGCGACGATAAGGATCGTGAAGGTTGTATATCACAGTATCGCAGCAGTGTGAGTTCTGAACTGGTGGTGTATTGCTTCCAGTGAATGCAACCAGCGAGAAGTTTCGCATTTTCCGCACATCAAaggcacaacaaaaacaggcCAAGACGAGATGCATTTAACCCGCTCAGCAGCAAGATAAAGTGAAGCAGACGCTGCTAAAGTTTATTGTCTATACAGaagaaaactttgaaattgaaatatgtttttgggACGAAAGTTACAATCTATTGGCCCGGGGTTATGAGTTCGGAATTAGAATCAGTTTATGAAACATTGCTGGTGTTAAGTATCAAacattgttgatttttttttgctggatgatggttttatgcacattttaataaatgtttcctctatatttttctataattactatatatttttcaacaaaatctcactttcattatttttattttttaggttATCATTTGGCTGGTATCGAGCGGAAGTTATCGGCGCGCTAGTGTCGGTGTTGATGATTTGGGTTGTGACGGCAATACTGTTTTATCTGGCAGTGCTGAGAACAATAAACAGAGACTTTGAGCTCGATGGCGAAGTAATGTTGATAACATCTGGTTTAGGAATATTGGTGAATGTGATGTAAGTATAAGTTTGTTGCTTGAATTGTTTAGTTGTTGATTTAATCGGTTattgaacattttatttttcaacgaTGCTATTGAtttcattcattaaaaattatttcagtATTTCTGTTAATCCCTTTACAATGTTTAACTGAAGGTGAAACTAGGAAAACTCTcagttttagtttaaaataactatatttataacttttttgtgaatgtttatgtttaacttaatgaaattgtttgaCTTCACTCCAAACTTTACTTTGAATTATCCGTGcgtttacatttttcctgtaaaatatattcttaAATTAATTGACATTTAATGACACAAGTTACTAGAGCAGATCTTTGATTTTCTTAACTTACTGATaggttaatttatttgttaataTAAAGAAGAATACTTCGGATTAGTTGACCTTAATAAATACTGCGATTGAAAGCTAACTATGATACATGATACGACCTATAATCCGTCGTAAATCCTTGGCAATCTTGCCTAGGAAGAAAGCCATATGTATATCGTATTTCAATTTACTGGTGCTAATCACATTAAATCATTTGCGGTATCAGAAACAGATACATATCGCTGAGTACTTCGAGTACCATTTGCTCGTGGTTCGATGcttattgcttttttccatcaactACTGCCGTAGCACGATAGTGTTACTCAATGATAAGACTTTTCTCACGTTTCGAACACAGTGCAGTACCGTGCCCGTACTTCGCATTTGGTGATACATTTCTTGCATGGTGAGCAAGTCGCTGCTGAAGACAAGACCCGCGTAATCCCATGTTGCGTCAGTGTCATTTGATTGTGGCAGATAATCCTTCATTCGTAGAATTAATGGGTGGTATTATCCACCATCTTAATCCAGCGCAGTGGCGTTCTTTCTCCACCGGCACAATCGGTCCGCGAAGTAGTGCAAGTGGTGCAGCTAAAGGCAAGATAGGAAATAGTTTCAGACCGTGGCAGACGTTTTCCCTTGCAATCGCAGAACCGCTTAAGTTCGTTTCGACGATAGGCGCAATAGTAGCAATGGTGGCGGTGAGTTTGCACCATAAGCAGGAGAATTTATTGGACGGTTTTTACACCGATTTTGCTGAATGACTGCCTCACCCGGTAGAGTCGGGTTTTTCTTCCACTCAGTTAAGCTACTTTCAAAAGGTAGCCCTAATTCGTTGGCAACGGTCACCCTAGCTGGGCAGATAATTGAATTGGAGCGCTGTAGAAACCCCACTGGAATTGAAATAGGTGTACATGGATCTGATCCGTCCGAGAAAAGAGTAATTCCTAGCGTAGAAATTCCACTGCAGCAGAGGTAAGTTATTGATTTCTTTCGTGTTTGGATTCTGCTTCAGCACGGACCAGagcgagagggagagaaaatcCACTTCGAAAAGCGGTGTGGGAGTCGTTAACTAGCAAATATCATGTGAGCTACGTAATGAGCTCAGCAGCTACGATGCAATGGCATGCTTTCTTTAAAGCTTTGACCTGAACACACATGAAGCTTCCCTGGTTGTCATTCGGGGGCGATAAACGCGTCGCATAGACGACAAGGATCTTCGCTTTTCAGATAAACCGTTTTCTTCCGTAGTTGTTTGCCACATTTCTACTTCTGAACCTTTGTGACGCTTCTCTGCTATAGGGACACACGAGAAGCAAGCAGCCTTAAGGGGACCATCTTGAATACAAGCATTCCCTGTTGATACAGCATGCCAGGCCGCAGTGATCGCAGTTTTCTGCAGTGAAGCAATCCCATTTTCCCTCGGTGCACGTGTTCGAGCGTAGTTTGCTTTAGACTTAATTCTTCGTAACGATTCAAGGTTTCACTAGGCGAACGATTTGATGACGTTTATGGGATTTCttttcgactttttttttcttttgtagcaTGGGTGCCACGCTGCATAACCACGGTCACAGCCATGCGGGTGGTGGACACCACGAGGAGGAAAACATCAACGTTCGGGCTGCATTCATCCATGTGCTGAGTGATTTCGTGCAGAGCCTGGGCGTGTTTATAGCGGCGTtggtgatttatttcaaacccGACTGGAACATCATTGATCCGATCTGCACGTTTGTGTTTTCGCTGCTAGTGCTCGCCACAACGATTGCCATCATGCGAGATGCAATTGTGGTAAGTAGGGAGAAAGCGAAAATAAATCACGCTATATTTAGCATTGTATGTAGGTTAATGTCTATATTTCTATCAAATGATGTTTAGACTTCATCagcgaccaggcgtctccatcgttaaattgtatgttttcttacaaggcgcctccattgcatagtggaaattgttttaatacaacattttcatgaaattattctttttttttattccgatAGAAAGGCCTGGCCGTATTAATAGGCTGTATTATTCTATATGTATTACAATTATATAACATTTTCTAttgaataatgtttaaatttcatgaacgaccaggcgtctccatcggttatttgtttgtttacagtAGATTTGGGCACACGATATTGACtaactaggcgcctccattacatgttggaaattaattaatataacataataatcaaataattCTACTTTTGAACATGTTTCGTTTATGAGTAGCATCTTTCATTGcatctatttgtttttaaatttcattgcaCTTTGAGTAACAACTTGTATTAAACATCTGTTGAATATAATTGATGTAATTTAAAGAATACCATGTCCAAAacctttcttttccattaaCCAGTGTTATAAATAATTGTAGTTAATTTGCCGCAATTTGTACTCATAGTAACTTTTTTAGACgaaaagaaattttgttttaaaattagaaTGAAcagcaacaagcaaaaaattCCAATCGCGCTCAATAAGTTCATTACTCGaaagattttctttcaaataatAGTGATTGAATTTACCAGTGTTTGACAATATTTCCAAGAAAATTCAATTGAGATTCAAATCGTTTGGAAAAGCCTCTTTTCTTGCTTCCTTgttatttctctttctctctcatgGTCTGTTACCTACACAGAACGCCAGCGTATCTCTTAATTTGTTCGTAACTTTTCGATCGGTTGGTATATTATTTCGAGTGATTTTATCAATCGGCTAGTAAGCCGCCAGAATTGAGATAAAAGTGCACACCGTCTGCAAAGGAAGGGTGGGAA
Proteins encoded in this window:
- the LOC125764869 gene encoding zinc transporter 2-like — encoded protein: MDKDQQKQPLVIEYRKNYGTSASSQPFLPAASQSTSSSDQQLPQRSIIYCVHGQLADSCCELPNELRIRKIDSHCHKPRQEGIDKIARKKLMLASVLCVIFMIAEIIGGIYSNSLAIATDAAHLMADLASFMISLLALWIAARPSTKRLSFGWYRAEVIGALVSVLMIWVVTAILFYLAVLRTINRDFELDGEVMLITSGLGILVNVIMGATLHNHGHSHAGGGHHEEENINVRAAFIHVLSDFVQSLGVFIAALVIYFKPDWNIIDPICTFVFSLLVLATTIAIMRDAIVVLMEGTPKYLDYTEVMQTFLQIEGVVRVHNLRIWALSINKIALAAHLAVEPTTNTELVLREATQTVHAKYKFFETTLQIEEFQPDMEDCNQCSNPI